From Glycine max cultivar Williams 82 chromosome 11, Glycine_max_v4.0, whole genome shotgun sequence, the proteins below share one genomic window:
- the LOC100811102 gene encoding protein transport protein SEC16B homolog isoform X1, translating into MASNPPFPMEDQTDEDFFDKLVEDDMEPVKSGHDEGYDSDEAKAFANLGINDVDAAAFENSNAAESGVEVKGEFSNVESDVGLEQEGNLMPVVSSVGFDGKVDPREDGIGMGSEVTSASASAVGTSDTAGSSGIKEVGWNSFHADLNGGGGLGSYSDFFSDLGDQSGDFTGNVYDNLSSEVKPDSAVQNDGLNASGNYVQYHEGQGYDGSLENRSNWQGDGLNASVNHVQYQEDQAYVASSEEHTNGQDLSSSQYWEDLYPGWKYDHKTGQWYQIDGNSATATTQQSSEANTAADWTAASDRETEISYMQQTAQSVVGTLAETGTTENVSSWSQVSEGNHGYPEHMVFDPQYPGWYYDTIAQEWRSLETYNSTIQSSGHGHENGNASANTFSPNDHSLYSEYSQADNYGQQGFDNQAVDGSWSGLYGTNHKQGFDMYTTGSATTRGDSITSGGNQQINHSYGSSISVNEHQQNTSSSFGSVALYNRVNHDRGLANGTFEPQSFGPTGDTVQQFNYSTTKFSEQKVFSNDFTENQKPFSYSPQSIQGGHQYSHAPHVGRSSAGRPSHALVTFGFGGKLIIMKDPNLLSSSYGSQNSVQGSVSVLNLIEVVMGNMDSLSIGDNTSNYFHALSQQSFPGPLVGGSVGSKELYKWLDERIAHCESPDMDYKKGERLRLLLSLLKIGCQHYGKLRSPFGTDTILKEYDTPESAVAKLFASAKTSGTQYGMPSHCLQNLPSEGQIRAMALEVQNLLVSGKKKEALQCAQEGQLWGPALVLASQLGEQFYVDTVKQMALRQLVAGSPLRTLCLLIAGQQAEIFSTDTSISGHPGASDMSQQSPQVGSDGMLDDWEENLAVITANRTKSDELVIIHLGDCLWKERSEITAAHICYLVAEANFESYSDSARLCLIGADHWKCPRTYASPEAIQRTELYEYSKVVGNSQFTLHPFQPYKLIYAFMLAEVGKVPDSLKYCQALLKSLKTGRAPEVESWKQLALSLEERIRIHQQGGYAANLAPAKLVGKLLNFFDSTAHRVVGGLPPPAPLPSQGTIHGSEQQYQNMAPRVSSSQSTMSLAPSASMEPISEWTADNNRMAKPNRSVSEPDIGRIPRQETTSPDAQGKAQASGGTSRFSRFGFGSQLLQKTVGLVLKPRSGRQAKLGEKNKFYYDEKLKRWVEEGAEVPAEEASALPPPPTTAAFQNGSTEYNSRFALKTESSPPIEGSNIRTASPELSPGMPPIPPSANQFLARGRLGVRSRYVDTFNQGGGTSANLFQSPSVPSVKPALAANAKFFVPTPAPSSNEQAMDAIAEGKQEDSATNEYPSTSATNDWSYRSPKHVSSTAIQRFPSMGNISKQGATEGSNSHLPHSRRTASWSGSFNDSFTPQKMGNMKPLGEALGMPLSRYSPDESSMHKPVKSSSYGEDLHEVEL; encoded by the exons ATGGCTTCGAATCCTCCATTCCCCATGGAGGATCAGACGGATGAGGATTTCTTTGATAAACTTGTTGAGGATGATATGGAGCCTGTTAAGTCTGGCCATGATGAAGGGTATGATTCCGATGAGGCTAAAGCATTTGCAAATCTGGGAATCAATGATGTTGATGCTGCTGCATTTGAGAATTCTAATGCTGCTGAGAGTGGTGTTGAAGTCAAAGGGGAATTCAGTAATGTGGAATCCGATGTAGGACTTGAACAGGAGGGGAATTTGATGCCCGTGGTGAGTTCAGTTGGGTTTGATGGTAAGGTGGATCCCCGTGAGGATGGGATTGGGATGGGATCCGAAGTCACGTCCGCTTCAGCTTCAGCTGTAGGCACGAGCGATACAGCTGGTAGTTCTGGGATTAAGGAGGTGGGTTGGAATTCTTTTCATGCTGATTTGAATGGAGGCGGCGGTTTGGGATCATATTCTGACTTTTTCAGTGACTTGGGAGATCAGTCTGGGGATTTTACGGGGAATGTGTATGATAATTTAAGTAGTGAGGTGAAGCCTGATAGTGCAGTTCAAAATGATGGCTTAAATGCCTCGGGTAATTATGTGCAATATCACGAGGGTCAAGGTTATGATGGATCTTTAGAAAACCGCTCAAACTGGCAAGGTGATGGATTAAATGCTTCAGTTAATCATGTACAATATCAAGAAGATCAAGCTTATGTTGCATCTTCAGAAGAACACACAAATGGACAGGATCTGAGTAGTAGTCAGTATTGGGAGGATCTTTATCCTGGCTGGAAGTATGACCACAAGACCGGGCAATGGTATCAAATAGATGGCAATAGTGCAACAGCAACTACTCAGCAAAGCTCTGAAGCCAATACAGCTGCAGATTGGACTGCCGCATCTGATAGGGAAACAGAGATCTCTTACATGCAGCAAACTGCTCAATCTGTTGTTGGAACTTTAGCTGAAACCGGTACAACTGAAAATGTGTCTAGCTGGAGTCAGGTTTCAGAAGGGAATCATGGGTATCCAGAGCATATGGTTTTTGATCCTCAGTATCCTGGTTGGTATTATGACACAATTGCCCAAGAATGGCGTTCATTGGAAACTTACAATTCAACCATCCAGTCTTCTGGTCATGGACATGAAAATGGGAATGCTTCTGCCAATACATTCTCACCCAATGATCATAGTTTGTATAGTGAATACAGCCAAGCTGATAATTATGGACAACAGGGCTTTGATAATCAGGCTGTAGATGGCAGCTGGAGTGGTTTGTATGGCACTAACCATAAGCAGGGTTTTGACATGTACACAACTGGGTCTGCCACAACACGAGGGGATAGTATAACTTCTGGTGGCAACCAACAGATTAATCATTCTTATGGTTCAAGTATTTCTGTGAACGAACATCAACAAAATACTTCTAGTTCTTTTGGATCCGTTGCATTGTACAATAGAGTAAACCATGATCGTGGTTTGGCTAATGGAACTTTTGAACCACAAAGCTTTGGCCCTACTGGGGACACTGTTCAACAGTTTAATTATTCAACCACAAAGTTTAGTGaacaaaaagttttttcaaatgattttactGAAAATCAAAAACCCTTTAGTTATTCTCCACAATCAATTCAGGGTGGACATCAGTATTCACATGCCCCTCATGTTGGGAGATCATCAGCTGGACGTCCTTCTCATGCTTTGGTAACTTTTGGATTTGGGGGAAAACTCATCATAATGAAAGATCCTAATCTTTTGAGCTCATCATATGGAAGCCAG AATTCTGTACAAGGTTCTGTTTCTGTGTTGAACTTGATTGAAGTTGTCATGGGAAATATGGATTCTTTGAGCATCGGAGATAACACCAGTAATTATTTCCATGCTCTGAGCCAGCAATCATTCCCAGGTCCGTTGGTTGGCGGGAGTGTTGGAAGTAAGGAACTGTACAAATGGTTAGATGAGAGGATTGCACACTGCGAATCACCTGACATGGATTATAAGAAAGGTGAAAGGTTGAGACTCCTTCTTTCCTTGCTTAAAATCGGTTGTCAACATTATGGAAAGCTACGTTCTCCATTTGGCACGGACACCATACTAAAA GAATATGATACTCCTGAATCAGCAGTTGCAAAACTTTTTGCATCTGCCAAGACGAGTGGCACTCAATATGGGATGCCAAGCCACTGCTTGCAAAATTTGCCTTCTGAAGGACAAATTAGG GCAATGGCTCTTGAGGTTCAAAATCTTCTTGTCTCTGGCAAAAAAAAGGAGGCTTTACAGTGTGCACAAGAAGGACAATTGTGGGGACCTGCACTTGTTCTTGCTTCACAACTTGGTGAACAG TTCTATGTTGATACAGTGAAGCAAATGGCACTTCGCCAGCTAGTTGCAGGATCACCTTTGCGCACATTATGCCTTCTAATTGCTGGGCAACAAGCTGAAATATTCTCTACTGATACCTCAATTAGTGGGCATCCTGGTGCTTCTGATATGTCTCAGCAGTCTCCACAG GTTGGATCCGATGGTATGCTTGATGATTGGGAGGAGAATCTGGCTGTAATAACTGCAAACAGAACCAAAAGTGATGAACTTGTAATTATTCACCTAGGTGATTGCTTGTGGAAGGAAAGAAGTGAG ATTACTGCCGCACACATCTGCTATTTAGTTGCTGAAGCAAACTTCGAGTCATACTCAGATAGTGCAAGACTCTGTTTAATTGGAGCAGATCACTGGAAATGTCCTCGAACTTATGCTAGTCCAGAGGCTATCCAG AGGACCGAGTTATATGAATATTCAAAGGTGGTTGGAAACTCTCAGTTTACTTTGCATCCATTTCAGCCATATAAGCTTATATATGCATTTATGCTAGCTGAAGTGGGGAAGGTTCCAGACTCATTGAA GTACTGCCAAGCACTACTGAAATCCTTGAAAACTGGCCGTGCTCCAGAAGTAGAATCGTGGAAGCAATTAGCACTATCTCTTGAGGAGAGGATTAGAATTCACCAACAG GGTGGATATGCTGCAAATTTAGCTCCTGCAAAATTAGTTGGCAAATTGCTCAACTTTTTTGATAGTACTGCACATCGAGTTGTTGGTGGTTTACCACCACCTGCTCCTTTGCCATCACAAGGAACTATTCATGGAAGTGAACAACAATACCAAAATATGGCACCCAGAGTATCCTCTAGCCAATCAACAATGTCATTGGCTCCATCTGCTTCGATGGAACCAATAAGTGAGTGGACAGCTGACAATAATAGAATGGCAAAGCCTAATAGAAGTGTTTCTGAGCCAGATATTGGTAGAATCCCAAGACAG GAAACAACATCACCTGATGCACAAGGAAAAGCACAGGCATCAGGGGGTACATCTCGCTTTTCCCGATTTGGTTTTGGCTCACAACTTTTGCAAAAGACCGTAGGGCTAGTCTTGAAACCTCGCTCTGGTCGACAG GCTAAATTGGGTGAGAAAAACAAGTTCTATTATGATGAGAAGCTGAAGAGATGGGTGGAGGAAGGTGCTGAAGTTCCAGCTGAAGAAGCTTCTGCTCTGCCACCGCCTCCAACAACTGCTGCTTTCCAGAATGGTTCAACTGAATACAACTCGAGATTTGCATTGAAGACTGAAAGTTCACCTCCTATTGAGGGCTCTAACATAAGAACTGCTAGCCCTGAACTTAGTCCAGGGATGCCACCAATACCACCCAGCGCAAATCAATTCTTGGCCCGGGGTCGGTTGGGTGTTAGGTCAAG GTATGTTGACACCTTCAACCAAGGTGGTGGAACCTCTGCAAACTTGTTTCAGTCCCCTTCTGTTCCTTCTGTGAAACCGGCTCTTGCTGCCAATGCGAAGTTTTTTGTTCCTACTCCTGCACCATCGTCAAATGAGCAGGCAATGGATGCTATAGCAGAAGGCAAGCAAGAAGACAGTGCAACAAATGAATATCCTTCAACATCTGCCACAAATGACTGGTCATACCGATCCCCAAAACATGTATCATCAACAGCCATACAAAGGTTTCCAAGTATGGGTAACATCTCAAAGCAGGGAGCAACAGAAGGAAGTAACTCTCATTTACCTCATTCACGCCGAACAGCTTCATGGAGTGGGAGTTTTAATGATTCATTTACCCCTCAAAAAATGGGCAATATGAAGCCTTTAGGGGAAGCTTTGGGCATGCCCCTGTCAAGATATTCACCTGATGAATCTTCAATGCATAAACCTGTCAAAAGTAGCAGTTATGGAGAAGATCTTCACGAGGTTGAACTTTGA
- the LOC100811102 gene encoding protein transport protein SEC16B homolog isoform X2, with protein sequence MASNPPFPMEDQTDEDFFDKLVEDDMEPVKSGHDEGYDSDEAKAFANLGINDVDAAAFENSNAAESGVEVKGEFSNVESDVGLEQEGNLMPVVSSVGFDGKVDPREDGIGMGSEVTSASASAVGTSDTAGSSGIKEVGWNSFHADLNGGGGLGSYSDFFSDLGDQSGDFTGNVYDNLSSEVKPDSAVQNDGLNASGNYVQYHEGQGYDGSLENRSNWQGDGLNASVNHVQYQEDQAYVASSEEHTNGQDLSSSQYWEDLYPGWKYDHKTGQWYQIDGNSATATTQQSSEANTAADWTAASDRETEISYMQQTAQSVVGTLAETGTTENVSSWSQVSEGNHGYPEHMVFDPQYPGWYYDTIAQEWRSLETYNSTIQSSGHGHENGNASANTFSPNDHSLYSEYSQADNYGQQGFDNQAVDGSWSGLYGTNHKQGFDMYTTGSATTRGDSITSGGNQQINHSYGSSISVNEHQQNTSSSFGSVALYNRVNHDRGLANGTFEPQSFGPTGDTVQQFNYSTTKFSEQKVFSNDFTENQKPFSYSPQSIQGGHQYSHAPHVGRSSAGRPSHALVTFGFGGKLIIMKDPNLLSSSYGSQNSVQGSVSVLNLIEVVMGNMDSLSIGDNTSNYFHALSQQSFPGPLVGGSVGSKELYKWLDERIAHCESPDMDYKKGERLRLLLSLLKIGCQHYGKLRSPFGTDTILKEYDTPESAVAKLFASAKTSGTQYGMPSHCLQNLPSEGQIRAMALEVQNLLVSGKKKEALQCAQEGQLWGPALVLASQLGEQFYVDTVKQMALRQLVAGSPLRTLCLLIAGQQAEIFSTDTSISGHPGASDMSQQSPQVGSDGMLDDWEENLAVITANRTKSDELVIIHLGDCLWKERSEITAAHICYLVAEANFESYSDSARLCLIGADHWKCPRTYASPEAIQRTELYEYSKVVGNSQFTLHPFQPYKLIYAFMLAEVGKVPDSLKYCQALLKSLKTGRAPEVESWKQLALSLEERIRIHQQGGYAANLAPAKLVGKLLNFFDSTAHRVVGGLPPPAPLPSQGTIHGSEQQYQNMAPRVSSSQSTMSLAPSASMEPISEWTADNNRMAKPNRSVSEPDIGRIPRQVKQHHLMHKEKHRHQGVHLAFPDLVLAHNFCKRP encoded by the exons ATGGCTTCGAATCCTCCATTCCCCATGGAGGATCAGACGGATGAGGATTTCTTTGATAAACTTGTTGAGGATGATATGGAGCCTGTTAAGTCTGGCCATGATGAAGGGTATGATTCCGATGAGGCTAAAGCATTTGCAAATCTGGGAATCAATGATGTTGATGCTGCTGCATTTGAGAATTCTAATGCTGCTGAGAGTGGTGTTGAAGTCAAAGGGGAATTCAGTAATGTGGAATCCGATGTAGGACTTGAACAGGAGGGGAATTTGATGCCCGTGGTGAGTTCAGTTGGGTTTGATGGTAAGGTGGATCCCCGTGAGGATGGGATTGGGATGGGATCCGAAGTCACGTCCGCTTCAGCTTCAGCTGTAGGCACGAGCGATACAGCTGGTAGTTCTGGGATTAAGGAGGTGGGTTGGAATTCTTTTCATGCTGATTTGAATGGAGGCGGCGGTTTGGGATCATATTCTGACTTTTTCAGTGACTTGGGAGATCAGTCTGGGGATTTTACGGGGAATGTGTATGATAATTTAAGTAGTGAGGTGAAGCCTGATAGTGCAGTTCAAAATGATGGCTTAAATGCCTCGGGTAATTATGTGCAATATCACGAGGGTCAAGGTTATGATGGATCTTTAGAAAACCGCTCAAACTGGCAAGGTGATGGATTAAATGCTTCAGTTAATCATGTACAATATCAAGAAGATCAAGCTTATGTTGCATCTTCAGAAGAACACACAAATGGACAGGATCTGAGTAGTAGTCAGTATTGGGAGGATCTTTATCCTGGCTGGAAGTATGACCACAAGACCGGGCAATGGTATCAAATAGATGGCAATAGTGCAACAGCAACTACTCAGCAAAGCTCTGAAGCCAATACAGCTGCAGATTGGACTGCCGCATCTGATAGGGAAACAGAGATCTCTTACATGCAGCAAACTGCTCAATCTGTTGTTGGAACTTTAGCTGAAACCGGTACAACTGAAAATGTGTCTAGCTGGAGTCAGGTTTCAGAAGGGAATCATGGGTATCCAGAGCATATGGTTTTTGATCCTCAGTATCCTGGTTGGTATTATGACACAATTGCCCAAGAATGGCGTTCATTGGAAACTTACAATTCAACCATCCAGTCTTCTGGTCATGGACATGAAAATGGGAATGCTTCTGCCAATACATTCTCACCCAATGATCATAGTTTGTATAGTGAATACAGCCAAGCTGATAATTATGGACAACAGGGCTTTGATAATCAGGCTGTAGATGGCAGCTGGAGTGGTTTGTATGGCACTAACCATAAGCAGGGTTTTGACATGTACACAACTGGGTCTGCCACAACACGAGGGGATAGTATAACTTCTGGTGGCAACCAACAGATTAATCATTCTTATGGTTCAAGTATTTCTGTGAACGAACATCAACAAAATACTTCTAGTTCTTTTGGATCCGTTGCATTGTACAATAGAGTAAACCATGATCGTGGTTTGGCTAATGGAACTTTTGAACCACAAAGCTTTGGCCCTACTGGGGACACTGTTCAACAGTTTAATTATTCAACCACAAAGTTTAGTGaacaaaaagttttttcaaatgattttactGAAAATCAAAAACCCTTTAGTTATTCTCCACAATCAATTCAGGGTGGACATCAGTATTCACATGCCCCTCATGTTGGGAGATCATCAGCTGGACGTCCTTCTCATGCTTTGGTAACTTTTGGATTTGGGGGAAAACTCATCATAATGAAAGATCCTAATCTTTTGAGCTCATCATATGGAAGCCAG AATTCTGTACAAGGTTCTGTTTCTGTGTTGAACTTGATTGAAGTTGTCATGGGAAATATGGATTCTTTGAGCATCGGAGATAACACCAGTAATTATTTCCATGCTCTGAGCCAGCAATCATTCCCAGGTCCGTTGGTTGGCGGGAGTGTTGGAAGTAAGGAACTGTACAAATGGTTAGATGAGAGGATTGCACACTGCGAATCACCTGACATGGATTATAAGAAAGGTGAAAGGTTGAGACTCCTTCTTTCCTTGCTTAAAATCGGTTGTCAACATTATGGAAAGCTACGTTCTCCATTTGGCACGGACACCATACTAAAA GAATATGATACTCCTGAATCAGCAGTTGCAAAACTTTTTGCATCTGCCAAGACGAGTGGCACTCAATATGGGATGCCAAGCCACTGCTTGCAAAATTTGCCTTCTGAAGGACAAATTAGG GCAATGGCTCTTGAGGTTCAAAATCTTCTTGTCTCTGGCAAAAAAAAGGAGGCTTTACAGTGTGCACAAGAAGGACAATTGTGGGGACCTGCACTTGTTCTTGCTTCACAACTTGGTGAACAG TTCTATGTTGATACAGTGAAGCAAATGGCACTTCGCCAGCTAGTTGCAGGATCACCTTTGCGCACATTATGCCTTCTAATTGCTGGGCAACAAGCTGAAATATTCTCTACTGATACCTCAATTAGTGGGCATCCTGGTGCTTCTGATATGTCTCAGCAGTCTCCACAG GTTGGATCCGATGGTATGCTTGATGATTGGGAGGAGAATCTGGCTGTAATAACTGCAAACAGAACCAAAAGTGATGAACTTGTAATTATTCACCTAGGTGATTGCTTGTGGAAGGAAAGAAGTGAG ATTACTGCCGCACACATCTGCTATTTAGTTGCTGAAGCAAACTTCGAGTCATACTCAGATAGTGCAAGACTCTGTTTAATTGGAGCAGATCACTGGAAATGTCCTCGAACTTATGCTAGTCCAGAGGCTATCCAG AGGACCGAGTTATATGAATATTCAAAGGTGGTTGGAAACTCTCAGTTTACTTTGCATCCATTTCAGCCATATAAGCTTATATATGCATTTATGCTAGCTGAAGTGGGGAAGGTTCCAGACTCATTGAA GTACTGCCAAGCACTACTGAAATCCTTGAAAACTGGCCGTGCTCCAGAAGTAGAATCGTGGAAGCAATTAGCACTATCTCTTGAGGAGAGGATTAGAATTCACCAACAG GGTGGATATGCTGCAAATTTAGCTCCTGCAAAATTAGTTGGCAAATTGCTCAACTTTTTTGATAGTACTGCACATCGAGTTGTTGGTGGTTTACCACCACCTGCTCCTTTGCCATCACAAGGAACTATTCATGGAAGTGAACAACAATACCAAAATATGGCACCCAGAGTATCCTCTAGCCAATCAACAATGTCATTGGCTCCATCTGCTTCGATGGAACCAATAAGTGAGTGGACAGCTGACAATAATAGAATGGCAAAGCCTAATAGAAGTGTTTCTGAGCCAGATATTGGTAGAATCCCAAGACAGGT GAAACAACATCACCTGATGCACAAGGAAAAGCACAGGCATCAGGGGGTACATCTCGCTTTTCCCGATTTGGTTTTGGCTCACAACTTTTGCAAAAGACCGTAG
- the LOC100811637 gene encoding zinc finger protein ZAT9: MERHKCKLCSRTFSNGRALGGHMKAHLATLPLPPKPPLSPSAASFSSNSSSEEATHDEKSLIYGLRENPKKCFRLADPEFNMASVVQDRESETESKNPTRRRSERTRRTVNSELKKAKLSFMESPEPVSSVSDTSPEEDVAMCLMMLSRDRWSKNNNNNIIIINNVVSNDDVVEEEEEGGRSVEIKLRRVRGKHKCQSCGKTFRSSRALGGHRSICEGSGNDSKTFQCPFCSKVFGSGQALGGHKRSHLMPSSSSTANNDSFRLKESFIDLNLPAPAEDDDLSVVSDA, translated from the coding sequence ATGGAGCGGCACAAATGCAAGCTCTGCTCCCGAACATTCTCCAATGGCAGAGCCCTCGGTGGCCACATGAAGGCTCACTTAGCCACCCTCCCTCTTCCCCCCAAGCCACCACTTTCTCCCTCTGCTGCTTCCTTCTCTTCTAATTCCTCTTCAGAAGAAGCCACACACGATGAAAAGTCTCTGATTTATGGGTTAAGAGAGAATCCCAAGAAATGCTTCCGACTCGCAGATCCCGAGTTTAACATGGCCTCTGTGGTTCAAGACAGGGAAAGCGAGACGGAGTCAAAGAACCCAACTCGCCGACGATCCGAGCGGACCCGAAGAACCGTGAATTCTGAACTAAAAAAGGCCAAACTCAGTTTCATGGAGTCGCCAGAGCCCGTGAGCTCTGTCTCCGACACTTCTCCCGAGGAAGATGTCGCCATGTGTCTCATGATGTTGTCGAGAGACCGATGGagtaaaaacaacaacaacaacatcatcatcattaacaACGTTGTTAGTAATGATGATGTtgtcgaagaagaagaagagggtgGGAGATCAGTAGAGATCAAGTTGAGGAGAGTTCGCGGGAAGCACAAGTGTCAGAGCTGCGGGAAGACGTTTCGATCTTCACGCGCATTGGGCGGTCACAGAAGCATTTGCGAAGGTTCAGGTAACGATAGTAAAACCTTCCAATGCCCTTTTTGTTCCAAGGTGTTTGGGTCTGGTCAAGCACTCGGTGGCCACAAGAGATCTCACCTCATGCCTTCTTCGTCTTCGACCGCTAACAATGATTCTTTTAGATTGAAAGAGAGCTTCATAGATCTCAACTTGCCAGCTCCGGCCGAAGATGACGACCTTAGTGTTGTTTCTGATGCTTAA